Genomic DNA from Peribacillus simplex:
ATCAAGAAAAAAAGGATGATGATATATGAATGAAGCCTTTGTTCCAGCCTTCCTCAACAGCTTTTTCATATCGCTTGGCGTATTGCTTGGCGGCTCGATAATCGGGGGCCTCGCCGCTTTTTTTACTGGACAGGCCCCGATGACGACTGTATTCCGGCTATCGGACAGCCTTCGTATTTGGGCGATCGTCGCTGCGATCGGGGGTACTTTTGATATGGTCTATAATTTCGAACGCGGTATTTTCCACGGGGAAACGAAGGATATAGTCAAGCAGGTCCTATTGATTCTATCTGCACTTGGCGGAGCACAGACCGGAGCACTGATCATAAACTGGTTCACGCAAGAGCATATTTCATCATGAGGATCCCTCCCTATCACCGGTCTCCCACCTGGCAGCGCTTCTTTGCCGGAGCCGCACTTGGCGGATTGATCAGTTGGATGATTTTCTTTTATATGCATGGTGTCCAGCAGGAGAAGCAGATCCGGACCCTTCACGAACAAAGAGAAGTGATCAAGGATTTAAACGGGAAAATCGCAATTTGGGAGCAGGATTATAAAAAATTGAACCAGAAAAACGAGGAGATATTGACGATTCAGGAAGTGGAAGTAACCATTACGAATGAAAAATACAGTCTGGATCGGCTGAGTATTGCAGAAGCCGAGGATGTGATCGAGGACGACCTTTCCTCTCTTCTCGCCAAAGATGTCGCCAGTGTCTATAACGGAAAGGTGCTTTTGAAAAAATCCATCGAAAATAAGATCGTGACCATCAATAAAAAGCGCTATCGACTTGAAGTCGTCGAGATCATGTTTTATACGAAAATGAATATTGAAATCGAACTAAAAAGGACTACTTCTTAATACTATCCACTAAACGTAAAGACCAAATCATAGGCGATTTGGTCTTTACGTTTTTTCATTCCGCTTTATTCAACTCTTCCATGTCGGCAAGGATATTATCCACTTCATCCCAAGAATGAATCGAAGCCCCAGCTGCAAGGGGGTGGCCTCCTCCGTTATATTTACGGGCAATCGTATTGATGATCGGTCCTTTAGAACGGAAACGGACTCTGATTTCTTTATCCTCTTCAATGAAAAAGACCCATGACTTAACATTTTTAATCGAACCGAGCGAGGAAACGAGCTGAGATGCCTCAGATGTAGAAGCCTGGAACTGTTCAAGTATATCTTTTGTGATGATCATTTTCCCTGTGCCATATGGAAGGATTTCGAAATGCTGCAGCACATAGCCATTCAACCGGACTATGCTTTCCTCGACGTCATACATTTCCTGATATAACTGCGGGCGGGAGAACGAATAGTTGATCAATTCACTGGCATGGGCAAATGTCTTTTCAGTCGTATTCTGGAATAGGAAACGACCTGTATCGCCAACAATTCCTGCATATAGAAGGCGTGCCGCTTCATCACTCATCTTCAAGCCCTGTTCTTTACCGAACTGGTAAAACTCATAAATCATTTCACTTGTTGAACTTGCCGATGTATCGACCCAACGCATATCCCCATATGGATCTTCATTAGGATGATGATCGATCTTAATCAGTTTATCACCCGTCGTGTACCTTGCATCACAAATCCGGTCCGTATTTGCGGTATCACAAACGATGACCAAGGCACCTTGATATGTTTCATCCGAAATCACATCGAGCCTTCTTAAATAATTCAATGACGGTTCTTCTTTCCCGACCGTAAAAATTCGCTTTTCGGGGAAAGATGCTTTCAGGATTTCCGCCAATCCCCCCTGTGAACCATAAGCGTCCGGATCTGGACGGACATGACGATGGAGAATGATAGTATCATAACGCTTTATATCTGCTAATATTTCAGCTTTCATATAGATCTCCCCTTAACATATGTATTATCGAGCCTTATAAAGATGATATATTTCATTTAATCAAAAAATTGGGGAAATAGGAAGACTCATCTTGTTTACTGTGGCATTCTCTTTCATTTCCCGCTACAATAAAAAGGTACATATGTTAAATTGGGGGAATTACAAACGATGCCTATTCTTGTCACCTTGATCGTTCTTTCGCTAGGGGTCTATCTGTTTTATAAAATCAAATCGGTCCGAACCAGGATGCCGATGGAGAAAAAGTGGATTTCAGGTAAGTCTTCCATTGCCCTTGGTGCGTTTGTCGCACTATTCGGAATCAATCAGCTTTTTCTGTTCCACACGACCATCACTTATATCATTGCTGCCGTTTTCATCTTCGTTGGGCTATTCAGTATTTGGGGCGGCTATAAAATGTATAAATTTTATTTGCCGCATGCAATTGAAGAAGCTGCAAATCAAAAAGGATAATCGAATTTCGATTATCCTTTTTATTTTTCATGATCGGTCCAGCAATTGGCAAGTCAACATCGCCTTGCCGACAAGTTTGCCTTGGTTAAACACCTCGACATCCACTTTTCCGAATTTACGTCCTACATCAAGGACACGCGGATGGATTTCAAGCGTACTGTCGATCTGGACTGGCTTGATGAAGTAGATCGTCATGTTTTCCACGACCAGGTCACCGCGCTTATAGCTTCGAAGTGCACGGTTTGCCGAGTCGGTGACCAATGTCGTGAACACACCGCTTGAAATGGTTCCAAGGTAATTGGTCATCTGCGGAGTGACGCCATAGTTATACACTTCCTCGCCCTTGCCGCGATTCGAAGTCATCACAAGCTGGCTTGTGATCGTATCGTCGATCGTTTCGCCGACCTGCGGCTGCCTTTGACTCATTTGCAGTGCCTTCAGCACATCCTGCCTGCTCACGATTCCCTTTAGGATATTACTGTCATTCACGACCGGGATTAACTCAATCCCTTCCCAAACCATCATATGTGCAGAAGATGCCACACTCATTTTATCGCCTACGGTCATCGGGTTTTTCGTCATAACCTTATCAATGAGCGTCAGCTCTTCCTGTCCGATGATATCTTTTGATGTGACCATTCCTTGAACCTTCATATTATCATCGACAACAGGGAAACGGCTATGCCCGGATTCCTGATTCAGTTCATGCCAAGTCTGAACCCGGTCACCCACAGTCAAAAAGGTCGTTTCCTGTACGGGTGTCAAAATATCTTCCACCAGCAAGATTTCCTTTTTGATCAATTGGTCATAAATCGCCCGATTGATCATCGTTGCGACGGTAAACGTATCGTAACTCGTTGAGATGACTGGCATCTCCAATTCATCGGCTAACCTTTTAACGGGCTCTTCCGTATCGAATCCCCCGGTGATCAGCACCGCTGCACCCGCTTTTAACGCGTGCTCGTGGGCCTGTGTACGGTTCCCGACGATCAGCAGGTTTCCTGCCCCTGTATATCTCATCATGGCATCCAGCTTCATCGCCCCGATGACGAATTTATTTAAAGTCTTATGAAGTCCCGTTTTCCCACCAAGAACTTGTCCGTCAACAATATTGACTACTTCTGCGAAAGTGAGCTTTTCAATATTCTCTTTTTTCTTTTTCTCAATACGGATCGTGCCTACCCGCTCAATCGAGCTCACGTAGCCCTGGTTCTCCGCCTCTTTAATTGCCCGGTATGCCGTACCTTCACTAACATTCAATGCTTTCGCAATTTGACGGACGGAAATCTTTTCGCCAACAGGGAGCCCATCGATATGTTTTAATATTTGTTCATGCTTTGTAGCCAAGCGCTTCACCCTTTTCACGGTATTCCTATTCTCCATTATAAGGTCAAAGAGCCTAGTTTATCAAACAACTACTAGTATTGGCGCAACCTTTTGTATTCCTGCTTGCGTTTTACCTTTTGTTTCTTAGGAGAATATAGTATGCCCGTCAAGTTTCCAGCCACCGCCAACAATGCAAACAACAGCCAAGATCCAGCAAACAGGCTCTCCAGACCGCCACTTTCCAACGACAAACGCGGCACGGCATAATACAGCATCACACCGCATAAAAGCAAACACAGCAATAATCTCTGTTTCATCCAATCCCCCCTTTTTTTTCATCTATTCATTTTATGCCTGCGAAAGGAAAAAAGACTTAGCTGTTGAGCGAGAGTTTACTTTCAGATAGATTCACTTTGTATGGATACTTTTTTCATAAAAGAGGGGTGCATTTACTCGATATACATAAGGAGGGATTAGTTTTGTTAAGCATACCAATTCAATAATAGTTGCTTTGAGCGCCCTAACTATAGCTGGATGTTCCGAAGCAGGTACTAAAGTGGCAGTCAATGGAGAGGAAAATGATTCTAAACAGACAGATAATAAAGAAGTGTCAGAAATAAAAGATGAAGATTAGAAAAGAAACTCACTGTACGAGGTAGTTTACAAGGAAAACAGGAAGCAGTAGTATTGGTAAAACACCAATCATCACTTGGTCCACAGCGGTGCAGACAAACGCACCAACAACCACGACTTTCCCATGCAGTAGATTTTGGAAACTGGACGCTATCTCGATAATGAGATATACGGAAGTGTATATGTAAAATAATGAACTTGACTTATTTTCCTAAAGTTCTCCTTTTCTAATAAAAAACTAAAAAGACTTTAGTAAAGGCGGATATAACTAATTGTTAAGTCTTAATGGTGAAAGATACAGTCAACTTACAAACCTTCCAAAACTGAGGGCAATTGGGTTTCTCTCTTAGTTTTAATGCAGAGTTGATTGGAACGGAAGGTGCGAGACTCCTGCGGGAATGCGAGTCCAAGGGAGACCCCGCAGGCGCATAAGCGCCAAGGAGGCTCCCGGACCGCCCGCGGAAAGCGAGTGCCTGCAGTGGAAAGAAACGGTCAAATTTTACAACCTAAAAAAAACTGTCGACACACTCCATTATCATCGAGCTTATCTATAGTCTGACGGAAGCCCCCGCAGGCTCCCGCTCCTATTAAAAATCTATTTCATCCCCGGCTTCCATGATCAGTCCATTTCCCTCTTCAAGCAAGTCGATGAATTTGTCAGGATCCTGTTTGATGACAGGGAAAGTATTGTAATGAATCGGCACGACTTGTTTGGCTTGAAGGAATTTCGCAGCAAGTGCCGCATCTTCAGGGCCCATGGTATAATTGTCGCCGATTGGCAAGAACGCCAAGTCAATCGGATGTCGCTCCCCGATCAGTTTCATATCGGAAAATACCGCTGTATCCCCTGCATGGTAGATCGTTTTCCCATCTATCATAAGCAATATGCCAGCAGGCATTCCTAAATAAATGATTTGCCCCTCTCCGTTATTGAATCCCGTTCCATGGAAAGCTGGCGTCAGTTTCACTTTTCCAAAATCGAACTCGAAAGCCCCGCCGATGCTCATCCCGTGGGTCCTAACCCCTTGAGCACCCAGGTAGTCGGCAATCTCAGCAATGCCGATGACAAGTGCATCATGCCTTTTGGCCAATTCAACCGTATCACCGACGTGGTCATTATGGCCATGTGTTAAGATGATCACATCCGGTTTCACATCTTCTACCTTCAAATCGGTCAATTCGTTTCCAGTAATGAATGGATCGATTAAAATCGTTTTACCATTCGTTTCGACTTTTACAACTGCATGTCCATGAAAAGATACTTTCATTTTTGATGCTCCCTTCCCAATACCCACTAATTTTTTTAAGTAGCTTTCTTAGGCCTTTCCCATTTACTATACTTTTAAATATTGCTATGGTAATTATATCTTATTAATGGAGGTATCGTCATGAATGAACGTTTGACAGAACTACAAAATTGGCTGCAGGCCAATGAGGCTGAAGTCGCTTTACTTACATCTACAGAGAGCATCTTCTATTTGAGCGGTTTTTATAGTGATCCTCATGAAAGACTGCTAGCACTTGCCATTTTTGCAAATGCCGACCCATTCCTTGTCTGCCCGCAGATGGAAGTCCCGGATGCTAAACAGGCTGGATGGGCTGGAGATATCATCGGCTACACCGATATTGAAAATCCTTGGGAAAAAGTTAAGCAAGCAGTGAAGAATCGCGGGTTGACCATTAATACAATGGCCATTGAAAAAGAGCATATGAATGTAGAACGTTATGAAAAAGTCCAACAATACTTCGGAGCACCAAATCTCGTTTCCGCAGAAGAAAAACTTCAAAGGATGCGAATGATCAAATCGGAAGATGAAATGGTCAAAATCCGTGAAGCATGCCGACTTGCCGACTTTGCGATCGAAGTGGGTGTCAGCCAAATTCATGAGGGTAAAACGGAAATGGAAATCCTTGCAGCGATAGAATACGAGTTGAAAAAGGCAGGCGTCAGCCAAATGTCTTTTTCAACCATGGTCCTGACTGGTAAAAATGGCGCTTCCCCACATGGCACACCCGGTAATACGAAGGTTCAGCGCGGCGACCTTGTCCTATTTGACCTGGGCGTCGTTCATGAAGGGTACTGCTCTGACATCACTAGAACGGTTGCTTACGGGGATATCAATGATAAACAGGCAGAAATATATGATACTGTACTTAGAGCCCAAGAAGCTGCCGTTGCAGCCAGTAAACCTGGTGTATCCTGTTCCGAGATAGACTTGACTGCCAGAAACATCATCAGGAATAAAGGATACGGTGATTTCTTCCCGCACAGGCTCGGCCACGGACTTGGGATCAGCGTCCATGAGTATCCATCCTTGACTGAAACGAACTCCCTCGAACTTCAATCCGGAATGGTTTATACCATCGAACCTGGCATATATGTTCCGAATGTTGCCGGCGTAAGGATTGAAGATGATCTACTGATCACCGATACCGGCTGTGAAGTTTTGACCAAATTCCCTAAGAGCCTGCAAATCATAAAGTGATAATGTCTTAACCATTTAATAGATCGAACCCCGGATACCCCCGCCTTCTTTTAAGACGGGGGTATCTATTATTCAAAATTCATTTCAACTAATCGGTCCGAACCAGATATCTTCTTGTGGTGAACCTTGATTCGCCTTCATTTACCCCTGACATAACCACACTATAATGGAAGAGAAAAGCCAAGGCTTGAAATGATTATAAATCTAATCCTTTTATTATGCTGATCTCAAGAATATTAAACTATGCATTATATTTATACGTGCTTTTGCATGCTTTGATATAATCATTTATTTTTTTCACATCACTTAAAATGGTTAGAATCTTTTTCCAGATCATTGGCTAAAACATTCGCTAATTTGTTACAATTGAAATCGGATCCATCAGGTAAACCATAGTATAATAGGAATATAATAGAAGGAGGAGATTCACTTGAATAGTATAGATTATAAAAATATTCTTGTAGCAGTGGACGGTTCGGAAGAAGCAGAGTGGGCCCTAAAAAAGGCAATCTATTTAGCAAAACTCAGTGACGCTACCCTTGTGCTCACACATATCGTGGATACAAGGAATTTCCCTACTGTCGAAGCTTATGATATGACTATCCGTGATCACTCTGAAACCTTTGCCAATGAGCTTTTGGACAAGTATAAAACGGAAGCCATTGCATCCGGGATTGTAAAGGTCCAAACAGAAGTTGCATATGGTTCCCCTAAAGTTCAAATTCCAAGGGATTTAGCGAAAAAGCATTCGATCGATTTAATTGTATGCGGTGCAACGGGCCTTAACGCAGTCGAACGTTTTCTTATCGGCAGCGTGTCGGAAGGCATCGTTCGCCATTCCAACTGTGATGTAATGGTCGTGCGTACGAATTGATAAAAGAAAATGATATAAAAAGCTCGTTCGCCAAATTGGTGAACGAGCTTTTCCCGTTATTCACTTACCAGTTTTTCCGCCTTTTCAATCGCAAGCAAGACTTGGGCAAAACCCGTACCGCCCGCACTGTTACGGCGTTTAACTGCTTCATAAGGATTTAATGCATCATAAATATCCTGTTCAAACAACTCGGAAGCTTCCTGGAATTGTTCCATGCTTAGGTCCACTAAATAGCAGCCATTCTGGACACAGAACAATACAAGCTTCCCGACCACTTCGTGCGCCTTACGGAAAGGCATACCCTTAGAAGCTAGGTAATCAGCTAATTCCGTCGCATTCGAGAAGTCATTTTTTGTTGCTTTTTCCATTACGTCCGTTTTCACTTTCATCGTAGAGATCATGCCGGCAAATATCTTCAGTGAACCAACAATGGTCTTAACCGTATCAAAAACGCCTTCTTTATCTTCTTGCATATCTTTGTTATAAGCAAGCGGCAGTCCTTTCAAAACAGTCAATAACCCCGTTAGGTTCCCATAAACCCGTCCTGTTTTACCACGGATCAATTCCGCCATATCAGGGTTTTTCTTTTGCGGCATGATGCTGCTTCCCGTGGAAAACGCATCATCCAATTCAATGAATTGGAATTCCTGGCTTGACCAGAGAATGATTTCTTCGCTGAAACGGGATAAATGCATCATCATTGTCGCACTGTTGCTCATGAATTCAATGGCAAAATCACGATCACTCACCGCATCAAGGCTGTTTTCGTAAATCCCATCAAACCCCAAGAGTTCCGCACTGAGAACACGGTCAATCGGGAAAGTCGTCCCAGCTAATGCCCCGGCACCCAATGGAGAGATATTGATCCTTTTGAAACTCTCGGTGAAGCGCTGCTTATCACGCTCAAGCATCCAAAAATAAGCCATTAAATGGTGGGCAAATGAAATGGGCTGCGCACGCTGCAAATGTGTATAACCAGGAATTAGTGTTTCCACATTTTTCTTGGATTGTCCCAAAATCGCCATTTGCAAATCATTGATGAGTTCCAGAATCACTTTCGTTTGGTTCCGCATATACAGATGAAGGTCGGTTGCAACTTGGTCATTACGGCTTCTTCCTGTATGAAGCTTTCCGCCAACTGGACCGATTTCGCTTATTAGCATACTTTCCAGGTTAAGATGGATATCTTCCATCTCAACCTTAAAAGTCAATTCACCCTTCTCAGCTTTTTCCTGTAAACTTTTCAGACCCGTAATGATCTGATCCGCATCTTCTTCAGGTAAAATGCTGCATTTCTTTAACATGGTTACATGAGCTAAACTCCCTTGAATATCTTCAAGGACAAGTTCCTGGTCAAAGGATATGGAAGCTCCAAACTCATCTACCCATTCTTCGGCAGATTTCGTGAATCTTCCTCCCCAAAGCTTGCTGCTCACACTGTCACCTTCTTGTTATTGACCATGCTGTTCACTTTCGTTGGAAGTCCCCATAATTTAATGAATCCAACTGCTGCATCATGATCGAATTCGTCAGCTTTTGTATAAGTGGCCAATTTTTCATCATATAGGGAGTACTCGGATTTTCTTCCTTCAACAATCGCATGACCTTTGAATAGTTTCACACGGACCGTACCGGTTACATTCACTTGTGTTTCTTTCAGGAATGCAGCCAAAGCTTTTTGAAGCGGAGAGAACCAAAGTCCTTCATAAATCAATTCAGTCATTTTCTTCTCGATCACCGGTTTGAAGTGAGCCAATTCTTTTACAAGCGTGATATCTTCAAGTTCTTTGTGTGCAGCTATCAATGTCATCGCACCAGGAGCTTCATAGACTTCACGGGATTTGATTCCTACTAATCTATTTTCAACGTGATCGATACGTCCAACTCCGTGCTTGCCGGCAATTTGATTCAACTCGACGATCAGATCAGCCAATTTATAGTTTTTATCATTCAATGTAACCGGCACACCTTGTTCAAAGCCAATTTCAATGATATCAGCAGTATCTGGCGTACTTTCAAGGCTTGCAGTCAAATCATATGCCTCTTCCGGCGGAGCTGCCCATGGATCTTCCAGGATTCCACATTCGTTACTTCTTCCCCAAAGGTTTTGGTCAATCGAGAATGGACTCGCCATGCCAATCGGAACGGGAATGCCATTTTTCGCTGCATATTCAATCTCCTCTTCACGAGACCATTTCCAGTCACGAACAGGTGCAAGAACTTGCAAATTAGGGTTCAATGCAGAGATGGAAACTTCGAAACGCACTTGGTCATTTCCTTTTCCCGTACAACCGTGCGCAACGGCTACCGCGTTTTCCGCTTCAGCCACTTCCACTAATTTCTTCGCGATCAGCGGACGTGATAAAGCTGATACCAATGGATATTTCCCTTCATACAAAGTATGTGCCTGAAGAGCCGTCAATGCGAATTCATCCGCGAATTCGTCCTTCGCATCAATGACATAGGAACTTACCGCACCAACAGTGATCGCTTTTTCTTTAATGAAGTCCAAATCTTTCCCTTCACCGACATCCAAGCAGCATGCCACAACTTCGTACCCTTGATCTTGTAACCATTTAATTGCAACGGAAGTATCCAAACCTCCGGAATATGCTAAAACAACTTTTTGATTATTCATTTCCATCGTCCTTTCGTGTGAATAAAAATTCATCGTTTGTTATTTTTATTCAATCTATGATTAGTACTTTATCATCTTTATTAAAGGAATACAAGGGGTATTTTAAAGATTTTGCTAAATAATCCGCTAATATTTTCAAGGAATTTACACATTGGATGCTTCCCCGAGAATATAGTAAACTAGGAGTATGATAAATCGAAAAGCGGAGGGCATATGAAAGAACTATTTATCTATGATGAACGGCTTGGCATCTCCATTCCCGATTTGAATCTGGAGTGGGATGAATATACAAAAGGCGAGCAACAGCAAATACTCGTAAATTGGGAGAATATCCGGGGAAGCATCCCGGACCGCATCAAGGAACTGGAATCCACCATTAACCGAAAGCAGTTTCGGCTCTCCGACGAGAGTGATTTCGCCAAATCATGCCAGCTCAATTCCGAAATTGCGGAACTTGCTTCCATCATCAATGATTTATGGCTATGGTATCGTGCCAATCAAGGCGTAACTGAAAAGATGCATAATTAAGGTCATTTCCATGCAAAAAAAAGCCACAGTTTAAAACTGTGGCTTTTTTTGCATCCCTCTTATAAATCCTTGCGAAGTTCACCGACGACATGTCCCAATTCCGGGAGAATCAATTTATTCATCGCAAGCCTAACCGCCCCTGAAGAGCCTGGGGTGGAAAAAACCGCTTTGTTGTTCACGACTCCCGCAATCGCCCTGGATAGAATGGCGGCAGACCCGATATCCTCTTGATAGCTGAGCATTCGAAAAATCTCGCCAAAACCGGGAATTTCCTTGGTCATCAACTCTTTGACCGCCTCTATCGTCACATCCCTATTGGCGATGCCAGTGCCTCCATTTGTTAATATGACATCGACCATACTGCTTTGGCTACCGGATGTGACCGCATCCTGAATCGCTTTCCGCTCATCTTTAACGATTACATAATCCGTCACTTCATGCCCATTCGACTTCAGCAATTCCATCATCAGTGCTCCGCTTTTATCCGTTTCTTCATTTCGCGTATCGCTGACGGTTATCACCATGCAGCGAACTGCCTCCGTGATGGCTTTTTTATGCTTCTTGACACTCATTCTTCATCAGCCTTCTTCTCCAGTAAATAACGGAATTGATAGAACTTCTGGGCAAATTCACTGACACTCCGGGTCATTTGATAATTGGACCCGGCCCCTATGGCCATGCTGATGAATGGTATGCCCCGAACCAGTTTTTTTCGGAAAACAGTAATGGATAATGCTTTCAACAGCTGCTTCAGCGGCTGTTCCATCCAGGTAGGGTTTGTCAGTTCCTCGATTCCTAAATAAAAATAATCATCTTCTGCGGTCTGGACCTCGCGGATCAATTCTTCCCAAGCTATTCCTTGGAGCCTCTTTGGCATCGCTCCTGCATTGAATACCTTAAGGGCCAGCATCATTTCAAACGGTGTATTCACCTCAACACCATAAGACATCGCAATCAGCTGTACGATCCTGACATTGATGACCGTCATGGCCGGAATATCGCTCCCTAGCAGAAGCAGGCCTCCTGATCCGCTCAGCCCGCCTTGTGCAAATGAATATAAGCGATGCTTTGCGATATGCTGATTGGCTATGTAATTCAACTGATCGATCGATAAGTGATTCAAATCACTCAACGTTTCGATTTCTTCATTAAACACGCGCGCAGATGCTAATATCCGCTCTCTTGCATCTATTTGAACTTGTGAGCTCTGAACCATGGCATGCAAATGAAAAAGCCAAGTATCAAGCTTGTCAAAAAACTGTTGCTGGACGTTTTCCGGTAGCAGGGCAAACCCCTGCTCCAACCATTTATCATACAGTGCAGCCAGGTCCGTTGGCTCATATTGATAAAGTTTTTCCTGCCATTCACTAATTTCATTCCAAAGTTTCATTTCCCGGTTCGTGAATTCCATGCATCAAGCCTCCTATGTACAGAATTGGTGGATTCTACCTCAAGTATAACATAGAGGGAAGTTTTTTTAGAGAATAGATGATGGCGATCCAGCGTTCAAGGGTTTGGATTGCATGGACATAAAACCATGAGAAGGCGGATTTTGAGGATGAAATTTCATGGGAAAGACCCCTTACCAGAGAGATAAGGGGATCATTATTAACAGGAAGTCATGTTTTCCAAGTTTCGCTCAAAGCTATTTTCATGGTGTCCCTGACAATCATGATTTCTTCATTAGTTGGGATGACCATGACTTTCACAGGGGAATAGGGTGCATTGATGAACGCTTCCTTACCCGAGGTGCGATTGAGATCCTTGTCCCAATATACCCCCATGAATTCAAGTCCCTCCAAGATTCGCCCCCTAATGGTTTGACTGTTTTCACCGATGCCCGCGGTAAAAATGATGCCGTCCACACCTCCCATTTTAGCCGAATAGGAGCCTATGTACTTGTGAATCCGGTCTGCGAATACTTTAAGTGCGAGTTCAGCCCGCACATTGCCTTTATCCGCTTCAATTTGAATATCACGCAGGTCGCTGGAAAATCCGGAAAGGGCCAGAATGCCGCTCTTCTTATTCAGGACATCCAGCACTTCATCTGCTGTTTTTCCCGTCTTCTCCATGATATAAGGAATCAATGCCGGGTCGATGTTCCCTGAACGCGTTCCCATAGTAACACCGGCCAATGGTGTAAATCCCATTGATGTATCAATTGATTTGCCGCCCTTTATGGCCGTAATGCTTGCACCGTTCCCTAAATGGCACGATATCAACCGAAGCTGTTCAATTGGGCGGCCAATCATTTCGGCAGCCCGCTGCGATACATATTTATGTGAAGTACCATGAAACCCATACTTCCTTATTCCGTAATTTTCATAATATTCAAGGGGTAAGCTGTACAAATAGGAACCTGCTGCCATCGTTTGGTGGAAGGCAGTGTCGAATACCGCAACCGCTGGTACATCATCCAGTATTCGCCTGAAGGCTTTGATCCCGGTGATATTGGCAGGATTATGAAGGGGCGCCAACTCGGAAAGCTTTTCGATTTCCTCTATTACGTCCTCCGTAATCAAGACCGAGTCCGTGAATATCTCACCGCCATGCACCACCCGATGCCCTACGCCATCTATCTCTTCAAAGGAGCCAATGATGCGATGGTCAATCAGCTTTTTCAATAAAAGCCCTACAGCTATTTCATGATTGGGTATATCAATCGTTTCAGAAACATTTTCGCCTTCGACGCTTAAGGTAAATGCGGAATTTTTCAAGCCGATTCTGTCTACAAGACCTTTTGTAATTACTTTTTCACAAGGCATCTCAAAAAGCTGAAACTTCAATGAAGAGCTGCCCGCATTAATAGCCATGATTTTTGACATCCATCCTGCTCCTTTACTCTAAGCTAGTTCTTCCTATGTTCAGCCCAACGAAACGTGCAGTGTATTGTACAATCTTATCATGGCAAGCGGATTCAACCAAATAATAATGAAAAATTGCAAATAATCACTCTTTCAAAAAAAAGAAAGCCAATGCCTGCGGCATCAGCTTTCATTGACTATTTTTCCTCTTTAAACCAATCGTCCATCTGTTGCATGACAGACCTGGTCGCTTCAAAATCCGACAACTTCGGAAGTTGTACGAGCAATGCCTTCTTCGGTGCTTCGATACCCTCTTTTTTCTTTTGGAGGATCAGGATGCTT
This window encodes:
- a CDS encoding YtrH family sporulation protein — encoded protein: MNEAFVPAFLNSFFISLGVLLGGSIIGGLAAFFTGQAPMTTVFRLSDSLRIWAIVAAIGGTFDMVYNFERGIFHGETKDIVKQVLLILSALGGAQTGALIINWFTQEHISS
- the ytrI gene encoding sporulation membrane protein YtrI: MRIPPYHRSPTWQRFFAGAALGGLISWMIFFYMHGVQQEKQIRTLHEQREVIKDLNGKIAIWEQDYKKLNQKNEEILTIQEVEVTITNEKYSLDRLSIAEAEDVIEDDLSSLLAKDVASVYNGKVLLKKSIENKIVTINKKRYRLEVVEIMFYTKMNIEIELKRTTS
- a CDS encoding DHH family phosphoesterase; protein product: MKAEILADIKRYDTIILHRHVRPDPDAYGSQGGLAEILKASFPEKRIFTVGKEEPSLNYLRRLDVISDETYQGALVIVCDTANTDRICDARYTTGDKLIKIDHHPNEDPYGDMRWVDTSASSTSEMIYEFYQFGKEQGLKMSDEAARLLYAGIVGDTGRFLFQNTTEKTFAHASELINYSFSRPQLYQEMYDVEESIVRLNGYVLQHFEILPYGTGKMIITKDILEQFQASTSEASQLVSSLGSIKNVKSWVFFIEEDKEIRVRFRSKGPIINTIARKYNGGGHPLAAGASIHSWDEVDNILADMEELNKAE
- a CDS encoding YtpI family protein — encoded protein: MPILVTLIVLSLGVYLFYKIKSVRTRMPMEKKWISGKSSIALGAFVALFGINQLFLFHTTITYIIAAVFIFVGLFSIWGGYKMYKFYLPHAIEEAANQKG
- a CDS encoding DRTGG domain-containing protein, coding for MATKHEQILKHIDGLPVGEKISVRQIAKALNVSEGTAYRAIKEAENQGYVSSIERVGTIRIEKKKKENIEKLTFAEVVNIVDGQVLGGKTGLHKTLNKFVIGAMKLDAMMRYTGAGNLLIVGNRTQAHEHALKAGAAVLITGGFDTEEPVKRLADELEMPVISTSYDTFTVATMINRAIYDQLIKKEILLVEDILTPVQETTFLTVGDRVQTWHELNQESGHSRFPVVDDNMKVQGMVTSKDIIGQEELTLIDKVMTKNPMTVGDKMSVASSAHMMVWEGIELIPVVNDSNILKGIVSRQDVLKALQMSQRQPQVGETIDDTITSQLVMTSNRGKGEEVYNYGVTPQMTNYLGTISSGVFTTLVTDSANRALRSYKRGDLVVENMTIYFIKPVQIDSTLEIHPRVLDVGRKFGKVDVEVFNQGKLVGKAMLTCQLLDRS
- a CDS encoding metal-dependent hydrolase yields the protein MKVSFHGHAVVKVETNGKTILIDPFITGNELTDLKVEDVKPDVIILTHGHNDHVGDTVELAKRHDALVIGIAEIADYLGAQGVRTHGMSIGGAFEFDFGKVKLTPAFHGTGFNNGEGQIIYLGMPAGILLMIDGKTIYHAGDTAVFSDMKLIGERHPIDLAFLPIGDNYTMGPEDAALAAKFLQAKQVVPIHYNTFPVIKQDPDKFIDLLEEGNGLIMEAGDEIDF
- a CDS encoding M24 family metallopeptidase, which codes for MNERLTELQNWLQANEAEVALLTSTESIFYLSGFYSDPHERLLALAIFANADPFLVCPQMEVPDAKQAGWAGDIIGYTDIENPWEKVKQAVKNRGLTINTMAIEKEHMNVERYEKVQQYFGAPNLVSAEEKLQRMRMIKSEDEMVKIREACRLADFAIEVGVSQIHEGKTEMEILAAIEYELKKAGVSQMSFSTMVLTGKNGASPHGTPGNTKVQRGDLVLFDLGVVHEGYCSDITRTVAYGDINDKQAEIYDTVLRAQEAAVAASKPGVSCSEIDLTARNIIRNKGYGDFFPHRLGHGLGISVHEYPSLTETNSLELQSGMVYTIEPGIYVPNVAGVRIEDDLLITDTGCEVLTKFPKSLQIIK